CCTGAAAAACCCTCACTCACTTACCCAGCtactcccatttaaatcagtgggatCAGCTGCCTAAGGAAAGACTACTCATGTGAATAAGTGTTTGCAGACTTGGGCCCTGAGTGAGTTGCTATTTGAGTTCCTTGGATTCTAACTTAACAGAGTAAGAGAGCCAGTCTCTTGGGCCAGAGCAGTGATCCATGTTGGCATGGATCAAAAAACAACACAGCTGACTGCAAAGGTTAACAGGGTTTTTGGCCAGCTTTTTATGACTGCACAGCAGCACCTTTCTTTTGAGTGGAAACATAACATTTAGCTAGTAAAGGAAATCTTTCTAAACTAGATTCTTGCCTCAAGTCATTTTAGTACTTCACAATATCTTTGTCTCCAGCTGTTGTAGAGATGGAGCAGGCAGCTAATTAATTAGAAACGAAATAAAACAAATCATCAAGGAACTGTACAGTGGCAGGACAAGACTGTTTCACAAGCTGAGAAACTGGAGTACATGCTTTTTTTAGTGTAAAAGCAAGTGCTACGTCTGATTTCCATTAGAAAACCCCCTATTCATTTCCCTTACCCAAAATATAAGGGAAACCGTTTCATTTTTCCAAACATACGGTGACATTTGGAAAGTTTTGTTTCCctccatttaaaacaaaataaattaataaaatatgatGGCAGACCATCAACAAATGCTCTAGTTTCAGCTAATGTGACGTTACAAAATAATTACAATGAAGGGAATGGATAATTGGATGAAGTACTTTTGTTAGCAGCCTGctttaagatttattttaaacatgaaTAATAAGTTAGTGGCAGGGCAGCAGTAAAAACAAATGTGGCAGATGTTGGATGTTCTTTCTGCGGTGAGCCAATCCTGTGCCACgtgtatattttaatttattatttgcatCCTGAGAGCACCACAAGGCCCCTGCTTATGGAGCAGGGCCCCATTTAGGCACCGTACAAACATGTATTAAAACATGGTCCCTGACTTATACAACTTTTAATTGTAATCGTAACCAATGAGAAGCATGCGCGGAATTTAAATGTGACTGCTTTTGGAGAGGCACGAATGTGTGACACCCCCCAGGCTTTTCAGGAAGTCTCTGGAGAAGAGGCCCAGCATGGAGGCGGCAGTGgctccctctggcagcagctctctCCATGTCCCTGCAGTCTAGAGAGGGAGCTAGAAGTAGAGTAGCTGGCTGCAGGCTGAGCTCCTCCCCGCATCTCTATAGCTGCTGATTCTTCTTCCCTGCTGCTGGAGTCCCAGTACTGCTGCCTGCTTTGCAgactgcctgctgccccctcttCTGCATGCTCCATGTCCAAAACAACCATGATTATTTGTATGTTTATTTGTATTAGTCTTCACAAAGACAGACATCCAGATAACACTTATCAAAACATTCACACATTTAGAACTATTTCCTACAGTTCCTTAAGCACTTACCTTGGCCATTGGGCACTATTTGATTGGCTAGTCCAAATTCATATGCTTCTTGTGCACTAACAGGACGACCAGTTAGAATGAGATCTAAGGCTCGTGAGAGACCAATCAGTCGAGGTAGCCGTACAGTGCCACCATCAATCAATGGAACACCTGTGAAGACAAAAACCACAAGACTaaaagaaaacccaaatatttgccttttaaaatatttttttggcCTATTTTGGCGTATTAGCATCGGCACTACAGTTGACAGGTTTTTACTCCCCTctactttctttttctgttataaattctgagtACCCCTTTTTCGTCACTCAAGATCTTCTGAAGAAGTAAGCTTTGCCCACTTAtgacactatatatatttttgcaagtctctaaggtaccacaggactacttgttatttttaCTTCAGTGGGAGTCAGGCACCTacgtatatttaaaaaaacagcccTTACTAAGAATTTCAATTACAATGCAAGGACTATGTAATATGTAGGTACTTTGCACCTTCTGTAGCACATCAGTGTAGACACGACCTATACCAATAGGTGGGTTTCTCCCAACCACCTCCCTAAGAAACAGTAGCTAAGTTGATAgtagaattcttctgtcaatctagtacagtaaaactccattggtccagcatccaatgctccggcactcctgatggtccagcaccatcgggaacctggaagtgctccaggcagctggacaactggagctgctctgcgcccagcttccccgattcagccgctactgaaactgaccagcagctgaattggggaagccgggggcagagcagctggggtgctgccgggttggtcccgtagcgctgcccctcagggctgcaggaccaacccagcagcaccccagctgctcttggggatgcctggggcagagcagctgtagtgctgccaggttggtcccatagcgccgcccctcggcgctacgggaccaacccggcagcaccccagctgctctgccccaggcatccccgattcagccgctgctgaaactgaccagcgactgattccaggaagcccagggcagagcagctggagtgctgctgggttggtcccatagcgccgccctgaaactgaccagcagcggctgaatggggatgcctggggcagagccagactatcggaaggggggctatgaggggcctggagtGGCAGACCCATCATAGgctccccttccgatagtccatcatatctgataatccggcaccccctgggtcctaaaggtgccggattattgtaAGTTTACTGTACTGTCTTTGCTGGGGGTTAGGTTGGCTTAACTGCATTGCTCAAGGATCTGGCTTATTTATATTCCTAAGAAATGTACCTATGTCAATTTAAATTCCCAGTGTAGATGGTCCTTTAGGGGACTAGTGTTTTTCTAATTTCTAAACTTGCCTGTAACATTTGTCTATAAAGAAAGCagacaaagaaacacagaaaAAGACCCTGAAGGATCAGGACCCAGTTCTCAGATCAATCTGAAATCATGTGCCTGTAAATTGTGTGCATAAAAACCAGAAAACTGTGGGTCTGTGTACACAATTCACCTACACAGATATAGGTTTTGCACATGCTAGAATTGAGAGAGCAATTGTAGAGGCATTTTTTAACAATCTGGCTTCCCCTATCTCTGTAGAGCATGAAAACATACCAAAGCGTCTGCAGAACACTCCAAAAACAGCACTCTGCTCCACAACACGCAGGTCAGCCAAAAGAGAGAGCTCAAGACCCCCAGCTACTGCATATCCACTTACTGCAGCAATCACTGGTTTGGAAAACTTTATTCGGGAAGGACCCTATCAAAACAAAAGATATGTTAATCCATTTGTACACTGTGTACATATCAAAGACCCAAACCCACAAACACTGTTGGATGCAGTGTTTAATATAGGAAGGAGGtttattgacttcagcaggactaTACTGGGTAGTAAGTCCTAGCACAGCTAGCATGGTAGCAATCAGCTTATCAGCTAATGCATCCACATGTACTAAATAACATTTATTATCTTGGTTTTGCTGCGATCGATTTACATTTTTATGAAAATGATCTACTCAGTTTATTCAGGACTCCTGGGTACCTAATTAGTCTAATGAGATTAAACAGTAATCATTGTCATACAATCAAGACAGcaatagggggaaaaaagaaagacaTTTATCCAGTGCCAGATGATTAAGCTAGTGTTAAAGCAGATCTGCATAGTTAAATTTTAAGCTGCAGTCACAGAAGTTGCCCTATAAAGATATCAAAACCTGGTCAGCTGTCAAGTAAAATGCCTTTCTTATTGTCAGACCTAAAAATCCAACATGGGCTCCGAAGGTGAGACTGGGTTATTTCTATCTTGCACGACATAACCAGTAGTATAGGCTCTGTTAGCCCTTGGCTGCACCTGTATCAACTTATGGCCTTCTGGTTATGCCTCAGTGGCATCTGCTCAAAGTTACAGTTTGGAAGACAATGGAGCTGTATAGCTGTATCGGAGGTCATCATTTGCTTTGTATTTTAGTGTAGGGTGAATGTATCCTGACACACAAGTATCTAATTCAGCATTTTGTTTTCTGAGACTATTGATTTTATCAATACATCACAATTAATGTACTTCTGGCAAATATGCTGTACATGGAAACATAAATCTCAGTACTCAGATACAATGATATTAAAAGCATCAGGCACAGCCATCTAACATACTGAAAAAAGCACTTACCTAACAACTTCCCCATACAAGTGGTCAATCTCTAGCAAGCTTACCAGTGAACCTTAAGCTCTTATGCTTCCATCGCCAGCCACAGCAAGTATGAATATAATCATTTTTACGAGGCAGAAAAATTCTTCTCACTTCACAATCAGTCTGTTTCTGAGCAAAACAGTGAACCGCTACACCAAAGTCTTCATGGTAGAGCTACCACGCAAATGGAGAATGACTGAGGTCTTTAAAGTTATTTTAACATTGGTGAAAACCCAGCTTTTCAGACATGGCTCAAGTATCTACATAggacactgggccaaattttttCCCACTCAATTTACAGAAAAAATGTTTGATATACCATGTTAGAAAATAGTTAATACTAGATTTTTTGATCCTATCTCTCAACAATCTCTGCCTACCACATTTTCATTTGAACTACAAATGACCCTGTGCACACAATCATGTAATTCATTTTTATATAAGCAGAGAGTACAGTATATATAATTTTCAAGATGTCTGGGAGGTGATGCATCATAACTAAACTCCTTATTTTCCTTTGGGGAAAACAATCGCATTTGCTTTTAGTTAACTTCAAAGAAGAAaagtattttccccttttcatttcTGCAAGTTAACAGAAAATGGTCACGTGTTTCCATAAATCAAGATTTTAAAGTTTTCTTGTGTGTTAAAAGCAAAACAGATGCCTCAGACACAGATATAGCAAAATAAATGAAGTACAATGATAAGGTCCTGAAGCAATTTCAAGCCATAGAAATTGACTTCAGTTTCACTGAATTGTCAAAAACTTCTCCACACTGCACGGTTCTGTTTCCATATACATACCATGGGACCAGGACCTTTGGTGACATCTTGTTCCGATTTGATTGAGGTTGGGTTGTGGGCCAGCTCTTTCAAATCATAACCAGCGCAGAAATTACCTCCTACAAAACACCACAAAAATTAGACTCCTCAGCAATGAATCCAAGAAAGCACCAGTGTAGGGTCACTGGGGTtccaaatatttgcattttttcctCAAAGTCTGTCCAAGACCTACTTTTGTGAGTGGCtcaagggaatttttttttttttaaatttagaagcCTATTTCATCCTGAAAGCCCTGGCGAAAGTCTGCATCAGACAATTTTTACACACATCTAAGGAGCAGATGTAGATCAGAAAATTTATCCATATATCTCAGACAAACATTATTTCTACACATCTGTCCATCCATTTAGTGGCAGCAGCATTTTGCTACAATGTGGTACTTCACATTGTTATTGATAATGACAATGTAGCCTTGTCCCCTGCCTTGCATTAGAATTTCCACTTTCAGCTCAGATTGGTGCACTTTTATGTGAGAGATTCACAAAAGTATTTAGCCCCCTAATTtttactgacttcaatggaagttaggagcctaaatagcTTTCTGTATCTATACCTTACTAAAAATAAGAGTATCAATATACGAATGGGTACAGGCTGCTCATTTATCTATCTTTACATCTTTCTGTTCCATCTGAAGGTTAATATTGTCGTCAAGTGTAAAACTTAATGGGATCCTTGAGTATGACTAGGACTATGTCCTAGAGAAGGGCCACTCAATTTTGGACattccgggggccacaatgatactcacggcACATGTCAAGGGCCACAAGTGTGACTGCAGGTACATGCAAacatatgtaaatagcttctttgacACTgacagcatgaatacaaagattaaagcaagactacacaacacggaGGCCCCATTTAAggcagttctgctgatactagtaaaatgcaatatttactcaatttccacccatatgacagtacttttaatgagcaatgactatccaggaatttaactactaaaacgcatatcaaaagaagaccattatactgactcgCCATTATGGAGCATGTTCCCCACGGCCGTATATTGAGCCCTCTTTAAAACCAAACcacactgcaggctgcaaacaaacaggctgtggggcTGAATGCAGACCATGGGCTGCATGGTGAATAGCCCTATCCTAGAGCAATACAAATAATGATAATTATTGCTATTATTACAGATATAAGGCCAGATCATCAGCTGACAAACCGGTGCAGCTTAATTTAACCAATATAGCTGTagcaatttataccagctgaaggtCTGACTCATAAAtgttagggctcatctagactacatggaagattcaaaagaggatatgcaaattcttcttccgatctcactttcgaaagtggagaTTTCAAAAGTTAAAGTAATCAAGATGCGTTTTTCcaaaaagccatgtaaacctcattttttgaggaaaggcagttttttgaaaaagggggggttgccaaaaaaccCACGTCTTGATTACTTTCCACGTCTTGATTcatgtggaatttgcatatcctctttcgaatctttcATGTAGTTTAGATGAGCCTAAAATGATATCTCAACGTGaaaaggaggttactcaccttcctgtaactgacattcttcaagagaagcgtccctgggggtgctctgcATTAGGTGTTGAGTGTCCCAGGGATGCCTCTCGAAGAACTACATCTTCCATTATAcctgggtttggggtttttttagttgCTCTTAGCGGGTGGCTGGGGTACTGAGTAGTTTGTGAGCCCTATCACACCCGAGTCTTTAGTTGCTAGGACAAAGTCCCTTCACAGCGGGGAGCCAGGGAGACTGACGGGTGCCCCATGGTGGTGCAGAGAGAGCTCATTACACTCGAGACTTCGACTGCTAGGACAAAAgtcccttcacagcaggcagccagggaggctgacgggtgccccaaagaGTCTGCCCTGTGGAGGCGGCACAACTCAatgctcagctcttactgcgtttacccCTGATGGGCTATGGTTCTTttgattgtgtttggttctgttacagcaacaggaggagtcaagttaaagcttaaacagtaactattttattgttacaaggcaagcttagctgttaaatgttacttcTGTGTTACAGatgacacagccactacaaaaggcaagacagaaaatacaatgaaaagtcacttaaaggtgccatgaaacccttttggttctccgAGCTCTTATTGAATGTGTGCAAAAATAGatacctagcaggtatattctcacccctgcgatcCTTACTCCGGCGAAGCCAGCttttctctcaatcccaatgggaagtAGTCGGTTCGAGACGAAGGCGTCCCTAAAATCTCAGGGGTCCAAGaccgcctgaccagcaggtatatgggtggatctccaattagagtgggggcacagggccctactttatacccctgtggtcacgtagacgcgtctcttgtcattaaaatgccaattaagttggaacgtcTTTGTGGTGCCCATTCCCACAGagggtccaaagcttaatttgcacctgtgaggtggaggtaactaaatcattagggccagacatcctttttctgatggagcggcagattcctcttctggggtGGTGTGTGTAGGCGTATCAATACTGGTACCAGACAAAGGTAGCCCAAGGCCCCAATCACCTGCTGGCCCAGTTGCcgctgttatctggttcctgtctaCCATCCAGGGCCATTGTTATTCCAGCACTTCTGGAGACCCTGGAGCCTTTGAAAACAGAGTTTCGCTCTCAAGGATttctctctcccaaggatgtcagagggaggaggggggagtcagAGGGGTTGGGGTTTCTGTCTGGTTACAGTTGCATAAAGGCAAATCAATAAAGACAAAGGCTCTGATTCTCATATGTCTAAGATGGTAGACCCAAAACATTGTATGATATTGtgaagaatttttaaaacaatttaaggCCCAACAGCACTTACTGCCTGAAAGGCTACAGCAGGCCAAATGCATCCTTACgtttatctttttaaaagtaTACTGAACTGTTTGTGTGAAACTGGGTGTCATATTTTAAAACATCAAGTAAAAGGCAGAGTAAAAAATTGTTCATCTCACGACTGAAGTGCTTCCCTTTGGGCCCTCAAGGTTCATTTAATGTAGTTGTTCCTATTGACTAGAATACAGCTTAACACAGTAATGTTACTTTCAGTGGCGGGACTCTTAAAATAGTCACATCactaaagaggaagaaaaaattcTTAATAATGTAGGTTGGTTCTCCAAATGATTTATTTCCTCCACAGAAGTACATTCTGTGGATAAACACATGTATCAAAACATGGGATATGGGATCCATAAAACAGACTGAGAAAGCTATAGCGTGCATTTCAATATCCATTCCAAGCAAACAGTTCTTTTTTAAGGATTTGTTTAACTTCTCTAACTCAGAACCATATGCTTATCTGGTTCTCCATTAATGTCAATGGAGCTGTCCCAATTTACAGCACTTGATAATCTAGCCCTCAGGTTTGTGGCCTGATGGATTTGAATTTAACatctgaaggaggaggagggagaatatgAGCGTGTGGAGAAGATGGAGTTTATCAGAGAACTTTGTTTACTGATAAATCAGCTTGTTTTCTCCGTAATAGGATCACTTCCA
The DNA window shown above is from Pelodiscus sinensis isolate JC-2024 chromosome 2, ASM4963464v1, whole genome shotgun sequence and carries:
- the LOC102448550 gene encoding enoyl-CoA hydratase EchA19-like isoform X3; this encodes MTIGINRPEARNAVNQKTAAMLLQAFNSFEDDTSLTVAVLHGIGGNFCAGYDLKELAHNPTSIKSEQDVTKGPGPMGPSRIKFSKPVIAAVSGYAVAGGLELSLLADLRVVEQSAVFGVFCRRFGVPLIDGGTVRLPRLIGLSRALDLILTGRPVSAQEAYEFGLANQIVPNGQALQCAMELAKQISIFPQKCMHGDRNSAYYSVFDATSFTEAMQFEFDTGVQVILKESVPGAKKFSLGEGRGGKL
- the LOC102448550 gene encoding enoyl-CoA hydratase EchA19-like isoform X2; the protein is MLRKKNVVTERHGTIMTIGINRPEARNAVNQKTAAMLLQAFNSFEDDTSLTVAVLHGIGGNFCAGYDLKELAHNPTSIKSEQDVTKGPGPMGPSRIKFSKPVIAAVSGYAVAGGLELSLLADLRVVEQSAVFGVFCRRFGVPLIDGGTVRLPRLIGLSRALDLILTGRPVSAQEAYEFGLANQIVPNGQALQCAMELAKQISIFPQKCMHGDRNSAYYSVFDATSFTEAMQFEFDTGVQVILKESVPGAKKFSLGEGRGGKL